A genomic segment from Amycolatopsis camponoti encodes:
- a CDS encoding SDR family oxidoreductase codes for MSFEGKRLVVVGGGSGIARRIAADAHAAGAEVIAAGRNPARIDVPGIRTAFADLGDESSLKALADGTGELDYLVTLAGAPANGPVAELERDAVTRAFDAKVIGPLMLVKHLAPRFRDGGAIALFSGVAAWRPSPGRTVMATTNGAVAFLAQALAVDLAPIRVTAISPGIVDSGAWDRLGAGKDDFFRRTAETTPARRIGRTADLAAATLQVLANPFITGTVLHVDGGGRLG; via the coding sequence ATGTCGTTCGAAGGAAAGCGGCTGGTCGTCGTGGGCGGAGGATCGGGGATCGCGCGCCGGATCGCGGCGGACGCGCACGCGGCCGGCGCCGAGGTCATCGCGGCCGGGCGGAATCCGGCGCGGATCGACGTTCCCGGTATTCGCACCGCATTCGCGGACCTCGGGGACGAATCGTCGCTGAAAGCGCTTGCGGACGGAACCGGTGAACTCGACTACCTGGTCACGCTCGCCGGGGCGCCGGCGAACGGGCCGGTCGCGGAACTCGAGCGGGACGCGGTCACCCGGGCGTTCGACGCCAAGGTGATCGGGCCGCTGATGCTGGTCAAGCACCTCGCCCCGCGGTTCCGCGACGGCGGCGCCATCGCGTTGTTCTCCGGGGTGGCGGCGTGGCGGCCGTCTCCCGGGCGCACGGTCATGGCCACGACGAACGGCGCGGTCGCGTTCCTCGCGCAGGCGCTCGCGGTCGACCTCGCGCCGATCCGCGTCACCGCGATCTCGCCGGGCATCGTCGACTCCGGCGCGTGGGACCGCCTCGGTGCCGGGAAGGACGACTTCTTCCGCCGGACCGCGGAAACGACTCCGGCGCGCCGGATCGGCCGTACCGCCGACCTCGCGGCCGCGACCCTGCAGGTGCTGGCGAATCCGTTCATCACGGGCACCGTGCTGCACGTGGACGGGGGCGGTCGGCTCGGCTGA
- a CDS encoding GNAT family N-acetyltransferase, with protein MITLGGLAAEDRPAWENLFAGYNTFYGRTLAPELMDRAWREFASGERMHALGARLDDELVGIVHFFTHVSTTSADVCYLQDLFTDTKARGRGVGRALIEAVAEWARERGCVRVYWHTQTSNTTARRLYDQVALDKGFMQYQIPLDA; from the coding sequence ATGATCACACTCGGGGGCCTCGCCGCGGAAGACCGTCCGGCCTGGGAAAACCTGTTCGCCGGCTACAACACGTTCTACGGCAGGACACTCGCGCCCGAGCTGATGGACCGCGCGTGGCGCGAGTTCGCCAGTGGCGAGCGGATGCACGCACTCGGCGCGCGGCTCGACGACGAGCTCGTCGGCATCGTGCACTTCTTCACGCACGTCAGCACGACCTCCGCCGACGTCTGCTACCTGCAGGACCTGTTCACCGACACCAAGGCCCGCGGGCGCGGCGTCGGCCGGGCGCTGATCGAAGCCGTCGCCGAGTGGGCGCGCGAGCGGGGGTGCGTCCGCGTCTACTGGCACACGCAGACGTCGAACACCACCGCCCGGCGTCTCTACGACCAGGTCGCGCTCGACAAGGGCTTCATGCAGTACCAGATCCCGCTCGACGCCTGA
- a CDS encoding SIS domain-containing protein, whose amino-acid sequence MSGTFMAAEVASQPGCWREAGAFAVANTGRLPAPGSRVAIVGCGTSWFVGQAYAVLRETAGLGETDAFAASEFPAGRAYDHVLALSRSGTTTEVHTLLARLRGRTKITAITGVPAAIAGAADAVVDLSAVDERSVVQTRFATTALAMLRAHLGEDLTDVIAQAERVLAEPLPRELTGAGQFSFLGTGWSVGIANEAALKFREACLLWTESHPAWDYRHGPISISEPGRVTWMFGRAPDGLADDVRRAGGTFVESGLDPLADLVRAQLVAGAIARRKGLDPDHPRGLTRSVVLA is encoded by the coding sequence ATGAGCGGGACCTTCATGGCGGCGGAGGTCGCCAGCCAGCCCGGCTGCTGGCGTGAGGCCGGCGCGTTCGCCGTCGCGAACACCGGGCGGCTGCCCGCGCCGGGGTCCCGGGTGGCGATCGTCGGCTGCGGCACCTCGTGGTTCGTCGGCCAGGCCTACGCCGTGCTGCGCGAAACCGCCGGGCTCGGCGAGACCGACGCCTTCGCCGCGTCCGAGTTCCCGGCCGGTCGCGCCTACGACCACGTGCTCGCCCTGAGCCGCTCGGGCACCACCACCGAGGTGCACACCCTGCTCGCGCGGCTGCGCGGCCGGACGAAGATCACGGCGATCACCGGCGTGCCGGCCGCGATCGCCGGTGCCGCCGACGCCGTCGTCGACCTGTCCGCGGTGGACGAACGCTCGGTCGTGCAGACCCGGTTCGCCACCACCGCCCTCGCGATGCTGCGCGCGCACCTCGGCGAGGACCTGACCGACGTCATCGCGCAGGCCGAGCGGGTGCTGGCCGAGCCGTTGCCTCGCGAGCTCACCGGCGCCGGGCAGTTCAGCTTCCTCGGCACCGGCTGGTCGGTCGGGATCGCGAACGAAGCCGCGCTCAAGTTCCGCGAGGCGTGCCTGCTGTGGACGGAGTCCCACCCGGCGTGGGACTACCGCCACGGCCCGATCAGCATCAGCGAGCCGGGCCGCGTGACCTGGATGTTCGGCCGCGCGCCGGACGGTCTCGCCGACGACGTCCGCCGCGCGGGCGGCACCTTCGTCGAAAGCGGCCTCGACCCGCTCGCCGACCTGGTCCGCGCCCAGCTCGTGGCCGGGGCGATCGCGCGGCGCAAGGGCCTGGACCCGGACCACCCGCGCGGTCTCACGCGATCCGTCGTCCTCGCATGA
- a CDS encoding 1-phosphofructokinase family hexose kinase: MIVTVTPNAALDVTYTVDSLVPDAVHRARDVRRRAGGKGVNVARVLHALGADVRAVVTAGGATGAEFAADLGAAGLPADLVPIDGETRRTTTVLSAVDGSVTLLNEPGPELSAAEWALLAERVRRREPEVLVCSGSLPPGAPPDGYARLLAGRTSVLDTSGAALLPGLAGRPAVVKPNLEELREVTGLDDPIAAAAELRKAGAGAVVVSLGADGLLAVTAAGTWHATPSKVLTGNSTGAGDAVVAALALGLCRREPWPEILRRAVALSGAAVLGPLAGDVDLAHYHRELAAVRVRPEGES, encoded by the coding sequence ATGATCGTCACCGTGACGCCGAACGCCGCGCTCGACGTCACCTACACCGTGGACAGCCTGGTGCCGGACGCCGTGCACCGGGCGCGCGACGTCCGGCGCCGGGCGGGCGGCAAGGGCGTGAACGTCGCCCGCGTGCTGCACGCGCTCGGCGCCGACGTCCGCGCCGTCGTCACGGCGGGCGGTGCCACCGGGGCCGAGTTCGCGGCCGACCTCGGCGCGGCCGGGCTGCCCGCCGACCTGGTGCCGATCGACGGCGAGACGCGCCGGACCACCACCGTGCTGTCCGCGGTGGACGGTTCGGTCACCCTCCTCAACGAGCCGGGACCCGAGCTGAGCGCGGCCGAATGGGCGTTGCTGGCCGAGCGGGTCCGGCGCCGCGAACCCGAGGTGCTGGTCTGCTCGGGCAGCCTGCCGCCGGGCGCGCCACCGGACGGTTACGCGCGCCTGCTCGCCGGCCGGACGTCCGTTTTGGACACTTCCGGCGCCGCGCTGCTGCCCGGGCTGGCCGGGCGGCCGGCCGTCGTCAAGCCCAACCTCGAAGAACTTCGCGAGGTCACCGGACTTGACGACCCCATCGCCGCGGCCGCCGAGCTGCGGAAGGCCGGAGCCGGCGCGGTCGTCGTGTCGCTCGGCGCCGACGGCCTGCTCGCGGTCACGGCCGCGGGCACCTGGCACGCGACGCCGTCGAAAGTGCTCACCGGCAACAGCACCGGCGCGGGCGACGCCGTGGTGGCGGCGCTCGCGCTCGGGCTCTGCCGCCGCGAGCCGTGGCCGGAGATCCTGCGCCGGGCCGTCGCGCTGTCCGGCGCGGCCGTGCTCGGGCCGCTCGCCGGCGACGTCGACCTCGCGCACTACCACCGGGAGCTGGCCGCGGTGCGCGTCCGGCCGGAAGGGGAGTCCTGA